ATCAAGCTTCTAGGCAAGAATGCTAAAGAAGCCCTAAGAAACTTTGGCTCTCTAAGTACAAAGGCTAAGGTCTATACAGCAGCAGGACTAAGAGTGGATAGGACACTAATAAAGAGAGAGTTCAAGCCACCTGAGCTAGCTCCTCGCTTCTCTGTGGCTGATATGGATTACATCCTTCCTTTTACTGAGCCTAGATTTGATTATATGAATAACAAATAGAAAATCAATTCTAAGGCATCTAGGAGGCTCTAGGTTAAACGAAAGGGTTGCTAGAGGTATAATCTATCGTCTAAAGACGTTCGTTCTTTGTAGAAGCTCCTAGACCCATTTATAAGCCTTAGCGTTTCTAAAGACCATTTTTAGGCTATTATTTAAAAGTACTCCTTTAAATGGGCTAAGAAATCATAAACGTTCATAAAGCTATCTAGGAGGCTCTCTATTGCATTTTAGCTTTAAAGAGGGTAATTACACTACCCTAATAGCGTTCGTTTAACTACGAGCTTCCTAGACACCTTTATGAATGAAATGGGAGAAACATTTAGCTTCCCCCTTAACTTTAACTATATAAACTTCCTAAACTTTGTTCTTTCTCTCTTACTCATATTAAGCTCGGCTAAGTATTCATCAAGTAGCTTGTTATCAATGCGTTCTTGATAGTTCTTTAGGAGTTTCTTAGGGTCAGCTCCAACTTGCTTTTGCCAGTAAGCTACTGCCATAGCTAGTGCATCGAGGCGGTCATCGTGCCTTAAAGAGCCTCTATCTTTTGTTATATGAGTAAGTTGATAAAACAAGCTATATACAAACCTGCTATCGTCATAAGAGCCATCAAGAAATGGCTTTAAATCTTCCTTAACAGCCTTATAGTCAAAGACAAGCTTATGAGCATTTAGGACTGGCTCAAGGGTGTCTATGATACGTTTCTCTTTTTGGGTTGAATGAGATACCTCAGAGACAGCACAAGGATAGATAGTATTTAGTATAGGCTTAAGTAGCTCTACATACATACCATCTCCAAAGTTACTCTCTACTAATATCTCATTTACCCTATGTTCTTTAGCTATCGAGGCTAGCTTTATGAGTGTCTCTTCGCTGTAACCACCGCTAAGACCACCACAAGCTGTGGCAAATAACCTACCGTGAAGATGTTTAACTACTGCATAACCAGTCTCATCTCCACCTCTACCACTTGGGTCGATAGCCATTACAGCACCAGTATAGGAGGCATACTCACTATCACAAAACATAGGATAAAACCATCTATCTCCCTCAAAACCAACGTTAGGTAGCTCTCTTATTATCTGCTCTTTAGCACTACCATAGCTAAGGTTTATTGGTGCTTTGTCATAAGGCAAGCTAGTAACTACCAAATCTCCAGTCTTAAGAGGGTATCTCTCACTATCGCTTAAGCTAGTATCTAGCATATATTGAAGAGCATAACCACTTCTACCATAAGAGAGCCTACGTTCGTTTAGGTCATCTTTTGTAAATCTCTTAGGGTCCGTTGGAGTTCCTGCTGGTTCTCCTCTTTCTATCATCTCTTCAATGCTAGGGGCTAGTGCTCCGTTATAGGTATCCTTTTGAGGTATCTCCGCAGTCCAAACTCTGCAATGAAACCCAGTAGCCCTTAGCTTGTTATAGATACTCTCTTCAGTTTGTGGTGTTCCTAAGTATATTATCTGAGATGTCTCCTTTGGTGTTAATATAGCTTCAAACTCTTTTACAGCTTTAAGTAGCTTCTCTCTTAGGTCTGCTGTGGCTGAGTTATTAGGCACTTCAACGTCATCTGCTATTATGTAATCAGCACGTGAGCCAGTAAGCATAGATGTGATACCAAGTGATTTAACACTAGGGGCGTGGCTGGCTAAAGCTGGAGCTACATCAAAAGCTACCTTTGATTGCCTTTGGTCGCTTGTAGGGATTAGATGTTGAAGTATAGGTAACTCACATATTAATCTCTGCGTAAATACACTAAAGTCATCAGCTCTTTGTTTAGAAGCTGAGACAACTAATACCTTAGCTTGTGGGTCACGTAGTAGTAACCAACAAACAAAGCTTGACGTTATCCAAGACTTTCCTATACCTCTAAAGCCCTCTATAATCTTTCTTTTTATATCAGGCTCTTGTAGATAATCTGCTATTTGAAACTGTACTGGGGTTGGGTTAGGGAGATTTAGGTGTTTCCATACTATAAAGAGAAACTGCTTAAAGTCTCCCTTTATACGTTCTAAATCACTCTCCATCAACTATCTCCTCAGGCTCTGCTATGATTTCTCCATATTTATTTAGCTTAGGTAGTCTTGGCATATTCTGTGCTAACTCAGCAAGAAACTCATCAGGGTTCTTTGCAACATCAAGGTCTCTTAATGTAAAGCCATTATCCTTTAGGAGTGTTATAGCATTTCTTATATCCTTACTGTCTGCTTCGCCTCTCTTTAGCTTCTCAATAGTGTCTTTTAGAGTTAGCTCCATAATGTCTATAAATAGACCTTGTATTCTCTCTTTTGCTTCATTCATACTGCTTTTGCTCTCCTTATCCAGCCTTGCCTATTTATAGCAAGACTAGGGTCTCTCTCGATGAGTGATTGGTAGTAGGCTATCTCAAGCCTATCGTAACCTAAATCAAAGGCTAGTGTATCATAAGCATTTATAGCTCTTATAGTCTTTTCTCCTATGATGCCATCAACACTTACTCCAACTAGTTTTTGGGCTGCTTTAATAGCATTGGCTTGACCTGCATTTACACCAAAGACAAATATCTCATTTGCTTTTACGTTATCTTCTATGTAATCAAGCTTCATTACATCCCAAAACTCACTCTTATAAAACCTATATACAAGCTCTTTTAACTCACTATCTTTTGATAAGAGCACACTAGCTTTCTCTAAGTTGCCCGTCTTATCTATGGCTTTTAATACTTTATTCCAACCAGCCCAAGATGGATGAGCATATTTGTAGATGCCATAAAAAGTTATATCCTTTTCTTTAGGGTTTTTATGCAAAATATCAGAGCTAGAGGAGAACTCTAGGCTCTCTAAGAAACCCATTGCTTCTTTAAAGTTAGCCATTAGCTCTCTCCTTAAACTTTACTCTCTCTTTATGCTCTGCTTTTTTACCTATGTTAAAGCTCTCTATTGGTCTGTGATAGCCCATAACTCTTGTATAGATAACACATCTTGTTCTTTTACTATCATCTAGTTTAACCATTTATCATCCTCACTCTCTCTGTTTTTTCTCATTGTTGGAGGCATAACTGATTGATAAGTAACACTACCACTTTGATTAAATCTAACCTCTTTACAGCAGTCGTGAATGCTCTCTGTCTTTACCTTGATTTCCTTTAGGTCACTTCTGATTTCACTATTTAAATCCCTTGTGTAATCCATAGCTTGTTTAAAGAGCTCATTACTTACCTTGCCATTTTCAGCTAGTTGGTGCATAGGCTCTTTAAGAGCTTTAATAGTGTAATAGCAAAACCCAACTAGCCCAAAGACAACCAAGATTAATATACTCACTACTCCAAGCTTGTCAGCTTGTAGAGCAAAGTTTAAGACTTGCCCTACGCTATTCTCGTCCATCCCTTTTCCTTTCGTATTCTTTTATAGCTTCTAAGTTTTTTACACACTTCTCATAACCACTATAAACATCTATTAGTAGCACGCCAGCATCACTTTGATTTGTTACATTTCTATCTGCGATGATAGGAGCTTGTAGCAAGTGGTTGGGTATCTTGTCATACTTATTTACTACTTCCTGCTTGCTTTCGCAACCCATCAAGCACATAAGATACGCTAAGGTTAAGAGCGTTAGACATATCTTTTTTATCTTCATTTAGTACCCTTTCTTTGACTTTATTTGATTTTTGTTCTATGGCTTGTCTTTGTTTGCTGGCTTTTTCTATAACATCAAGCTTAAGAGATATGAGCCTATCTTGCTCGTTTATCTCATCTTTTAGCCTAAGGTTCATCTTATCGCTAGCACTTAATCTCTCTTTGGTAACGCTTAGCTCATTGTCTAAGCTTTGATACCTATACCCAAGAAATAGAGTAGTTAGTAGCAAGAAGCCACTAAGATATAAACTAGGACTTATCATTGCTCTTCCTCTACCCTCTTAAATGGATTTACACACCACACGCTTTTTAGCACTTTCTTATCATCTGCTTCAAGATATGTGCTTTTGTTCCCTTCATTCATCCCACATATATCCATAAGCTTCCAGCCTAAATATATTCTGCAATAAAACTTAGATTTGCCATATCTTATTTCTTTGTAATAACCAAAACGCTCACGTCCATCTTTAAGTCTGCAAGTCACTAGACACTGGGTGCTTTTTGCCCCTTTGTTTTCTGTAGCTAGAATATCGCCTACACTTTCTACACTGCTTGCATCTATATCTTCAACCTTTACGCCTAGATACTTCGCGCTAAAGTTTCCTATCCTGTTACGATAGAGCCAACAAAGCCTTGCAAAGTAGGTTCTATTTTTTGGCTCTTTAAAGTGACATCTCCTCCACCCATCATCGCCATTTATGCCATAGTCGTTCTCATCAAACCAAGCAGCCCACTTTGGCAGATGCTCGCTCTTTTCATCGCAAGCTAGCAGAGCGATAGGCACGATGATAAAATGCACTATCTCAAGCGGTAGCTCGGTGGCTACATTTTTAAGAATTTGTAGTTTTTGTTTCGGTTTTAGTCTCATCTTTCACCTCTGCCTTATACTTAGGGCACTTAGGACAACCCTCCCAAGTGCAGTTACCATCTTTGTCTATCTTTGACGCACACACTTCGCATCTTTTTACTCTTGTTCTCATTTTTTTAGCTCCTCTCTTTGCACTATTAGCTCTTTTAACTCCGCCCTTAAGCTCTCTAGCACGGCGTTGTTGCCAATGATAAGAGCATGCTTTATATCATCTTCGCATTCTCTTATCTGCTTTTCAAGCTCAGCTAGTTCATCTCGCTTTGGTTCCGTTTCTATCCTGACTAGTTTTTTATTTTTTGTATCTACGCTATTTGCATTTTCGTTTAGAGCTCTTAGCCAGTCCTCGTCCGAGATTTCAATATTAGGCGTTGGGATAGTATCGTGGATTTCATCATCGTAGTATCCTAGCAGCGTTTTTTCTTTTTCATCGTAATGGGCATATTTCATAGTTTCTCCTTTTAATGTCCTATTGCAATCCAGTATGCAGGATATGCACTATCTGTATCGGTATTTTGAATAGTGAATTTTTCCTTGAAAAATCCATTAATATGCACAGAATAGATACCGTTGTTCGGACTTGGCAGTCCAGGCGTTGCCACTACCGATAGCGTCCAGTTTGGAAAAACTATAGGGAACATTATCTCTCTTTCTTCGCCTACGCCTAGATTTTGAATTTGCCCCCATTGGAGTATAAGCCCCGTTGGCAGCCCAACCCAGCCACTTGCACCCACACTGCCTCTTGAAAGTCCTAGTGCCTCCTTGAACTTTGCTAGCGTTGCAAATCTCATGTGAGACGGACTATTTTTGCTTGCTTGTGCATTTCGAAAACATATCTCGCTATTTGCATCAAGATTTTTGTCTTGAGCCTCTGTTCTCATTAGAAAATGATCTGCCGTTATCCATCTTCCTACAAAGTCTCCGTTTACATCTCTACCAACTATTGTGTTAGCAGTATTTAATGGGGTTGAAATTTGCTTAGCAAAGTTCTTTGCAGTAACAAATCTGATATGTTTTGGGTCATCCTCTTTAAGTTGCTGTTGACGAAAGGCTATTTCACTATTTTCATCAAAGTGGGTATCTTGTGCTATTGCCTTTTGTAAGAAGTGTGAAGCAATAACCCATCTTCCTACAAAGTCTCCGTTTACATCGCGTCTTACTAAAGTATTGCTGGAAGAATTAGATGTCGCCTCTTTTAGCATGTCAAGATTATATCCATCGGCAGTAACTACCTCTTTCCATGGATGCCAGCCACGGTCGAGATTATTTGTGCGATAAAATATCGGTTTTGTTCCGTCCTGAGATATTTGAACTATTGTCTGTTTGATCCAGTTTGCGTCTACGCGCTCTACAAGAACGTGAGCGTGCCTTGAGCCGCCGTAAGGCTGTGGAAATGTACCAGAGGTTTGATTTTCGACTGCACGATAAAAGCCAGTAGGGGTAGTGGTATCATCAATGTTTCGCAAAACAGGCATATTATCTAGCCCACCTAAGCCATAGTCACCTATTTTTAGGAATTTTTCATCGGTTTCTTGTTTGGTATATGCATCGTTTTTGTCAATCTTTTGTTTCAATGCTGCCATAAGAGTAGCTTCAGCACTATCAATTAACTCCTTTATCTTTTTACTAGAGTATGTCTGGATTAAGTTACTAGTGGCATCATCAATAACTCCCATTATCTTTAGCTTCTCTAAGCTAACCTTTAAAGCTTCTAAGTTACTCTTAAGAGTATTAAGCTCTGTTTGCCTGCCTTTAAAGTCATTAACAACATCTCTTATTTCTCTAAGAGCTGTTGTAGCTGTATTAATGGCTTCGCTAGTTTTACTATCTAACTCAGTACTTTTAGCAAGAGCCTCTTCTTCCAGCTTAGTTACAGCATCCTTTTCTTTTTTAAAATACTTAATAGCCCAAGACTTGTTTATGGCATCCCTATCATCTTTAGGGTCAGCCACATAAGCTATTCTTGAGCTTTTAGCATCAATTACTCTGCTTCCGTCAGGCAGATGATAGCTTTTTAAAAACTTATCATCTGTTCTCTCATTTTCTCTAAAAACTTCGTCTATCATTGTTTATCTCTCCTTAACATCCAAAGTGGTCTTTGTCTATTTGCCTCATTAGCAAGAGCAGGGTCAAACCTTGTTTCAATATCTTTTTGTATCTTTGCCTTAACCTTATCTATGCGTTCTTCCTCTTTGGTTACATAGATTTGTTTAGCATTTGTATAAAAGTTTGAGATTATCTCTTGAATAAAGGCAGCCTTATCGCTATCTAGCATTAGCTCTTGATAGCTTGGGTTATTTAGTAGATTTGTTAGGGCTTCTTTTAAACCCAACTCTTTAACAATACCTCTAATAATGGTTTTATCAACAGCCTCTATTGGTAGATTAACACCATTAAAACTAATAGTATTTCCCTTTAGGGGCTCTACATCAACTCCAAGACTAGCTAGCTCATACTCTAAAGAGTTTCTATCAAATACAGCTGTATTGGTAACACCAAAGAATAGCTTTTCAGACTTAGCTCTAGGTTCTCCAAAGAGGTCTAAGGCTACTGGCATCTTTCCAAAAGGTGTATTAGCCATTATATAGTCCAGAAACTCTTGCTTCTCTGTCTTGCTATCATCAAGCCAGTGCTCTCTTATAACTTTATTAGCCGAGCTCATAGGGACAAAAGAGCCTATCATATTGTAAGCGTACTTAGTCATACGCTCCCCTTTATCGTTGTTAGGGTCACTAAAGAGGTTCATAAAATCTTTTACACCCTTTAGATAGGTCTTATCTGTTAGGGTCTTTGTAACTGCTCCAATCGTTGCTATGAAGTAACTCTCATCTTGTTCAGGGTCGCTCTCTACTTTATCCCAAGCACTAAGAGTGTTAGCTACAAGGGCTACTAGAGATGATACTGGGTCAAGCCCATCAAAGCTATAGGCTTTATCTCCTATGATTATGCTGTTTTCAGGGATATTGGCTAAGCTTAAAGCATTTCTTACTTTGCTATCTGTTGTAGTTATGATTAAGCCATTTCTATAAAGCTCCCAAATAGCTCCTATTAAAGAAGCACTAACAACTACTTGAGATATTGCTTGAGCCTTTCTTGTTCCTCCAGCTGCAAAATCACTTAACCACTCTCTACTAAAAGCATTAAATGGTGGCATTCTTCTTAATAGCTCTTTTGTGATATTTCCTGGAGTTGTCCTAAATGGCACAGCAAGTCTTGCTGCCATCTTCATAAGGATATTAGGGCTGTTTGCCATCTCTTGAAGCCAAATGAGAGGTTGGTTTATACCTATTGAGCCCTTTGCTAAGTTATGATATATAGGCTGTGTTAAAGCATCAAAGGGGTTAGCCTTAGAAACTGGAGTTGTAAAGGTTGTTCTTCTAGCTACGTCTATGGCTCTGCTGTGCTGTTTAGTGGTTGGATTATTAATCACATTACTGAAATACTCAGCTTGCTCTAGCTTTGAGCCAAACTTAAGACCTTTTTCATTCATAGTCTCTATTGCTTGTCTATAAAGCTCCCCTTTATAAGCTATGTTTTTAAACACTTCATCTACACCTGTTAAGGCTCTAAAGATAAAGTTATAGGTTAAATCAGCCACGTAGTCTTTAGCATTAGCTTGCTCTCTCATCGCTTTAGGGATTAGCTTGCCATCTTCATCAAACATCTTTCCAAAGAGACCTTTAACGTTAGCTGTTAAAGCTTCGTTCCACTTCTCGCCTATATCAAGCTGAGGCTTATTTGTTAAAAAGGCTTTTATGGCATTACCATTCTTACCATCTTTAGAATATTTAGCTAGCTTTAGGCTATCTTTAAAACCAGCCACATAACCAGCCCATTTATAGTAGTATTCTTTAAAATGCTTTAAATCTCTGTCTATGATGGTTCTACCACTAAGAGCTAATAAGTGCTCTGTCTCTCTTAAGCCAACCATTGTTAAGTTGCCAAGAATGTTTTTTAAGTGCGTAGCTGGAGATGAGAGCATACCTCCTTGTCTTGCACCAAAGACTACATCAAGCCAGTCGCCACCTCTTGAAGCCTTTTTGGTTAGGTTAGCTCCCTCTTTTATGCTTCTTTCATAAGCTATTGCATACGAGTTTAAAGCTTTGTTTATGCCTGAGAGACCTCCAAGATTAGTAACATTCATCTCAAGCTCTTCAGCTGGTAGGTCTTTTATTTTAAATGGCTTATCTAACATCTTATGAGCGTTTAAGCCTCTACCTATCTCTGAGCTTATGCCTTTAAACATATCTTGCATACGTCCGTGCTGAAGCATCTTTGTATAAAGCTCTGTTGCCTCTGCTAGATCAGTAGCCCCTTTTGCTGTATAAGCTTTGATACCATCATATAAATCCTTACCAAAGTCATTTAGAGTTCTACCTATGGCTACTACTTTAGCATTAACATTTAGCACACCTTTGTAAGCATTTCTAACAAAGTCCATATCCACATCATAAGTGTTAGAGATTTCCTCTACCTCTTTGTGGGATACTTTGGTTTTGTTAAGACTGCTCTCTAACTCATCTACATGGGCTACAACGTCGTCTTTAGTTACAAGCTTTTCTGAGATACTCTTTGGGGCTTCTTTAGCTTGCATAGGCTCGCTCTCTTTGCCCATAAGCTTATTGGCTCTACTGGTATCAAGGGCTTCTTGAAGCTCTTTTGTTCTCTCTTTATTGATAGTTTCTTTTACCTCTTCTTTAGGTATCTTAAGCCCTTTTTCTCTTGCAACTTCCTCTATCTTGTTTTCATAGTAACCTGCTGAGCCATTAGCTTTTATAGCAATATCTCTTTTAATAAGACTTATGCCTTTAAAAGCTCCTTCTACAAATGCACCAAGCCCAGCATTCTCTAATGTATGCTTAAACCTTAGCATAGTAGCACTATCCCCTTCTTTGGCTCTTAAGGCATCAAAGAGAGCGTTATCTATTGGGCTATCTTTAGCAAGATCACTAAGCTTGGTATCTTTACCATCAAAGGCTGTAAAATCTACACTAGCACCTCTAGCCATACCAAGTAGTGCTGGATTT
This genomic interval from Campylobacter concisus contains the following:
- the terL gene encoding phage terminase large subunit, yielding MESDLERIKGDFKQFLFIVWKHLNLPNPTPVQFQIADYLQEPDIKRKIIEGFRGIGKSWITSSFVCWLLLRDPQAKVLVVSASKQRADDFSVFTQRLICELPILQHLIPTSDQRQSKVAFDVAPALASHAPSVKSLGITSMLTGSRADYIIADDVEVPNNSATADLREKLLKAVKEFEAILTPKETSQIIYLGTPQTEESIYNKLRATGFHCRVWTAEIPQKDTYNGALAPSIEEMIERGEPAGTPTDPKRFTKDDLNERRLSYGRSGYALQYMLDTSLSDSERYPLKTGDLVVTSLPYDKAPINLSYGSAKEQIIRELPNVGFEGDRWFYPMFCDSEYASYTGAVMAIDPSGRGGDETGYAVVKHLHGRLFATACGGLSGGYSEETLIKLASIAKEHRVNEILVESNFGDGMYVELLKPILNTIYPCAVSEVSHSTQKEKRIIDTLEPVLNAHKLVFDYKAVKEDLKPFLDGSYDDSRFVYSLFYQLTHITKDRGSLRHDDRLDALAMAVAYWQKQVGADPKKLLKNYQERIDNKLLDEYLAELNMSKRERTKFRKFI
- a CDS encoding putative peptidoglycan-binding domain-containing protein, which gives rise to MANFKEAMGFLESLEFSSSSDILHKNPKEKDITFYGIYKYAHPSWAGWNKVLKAIDKTGNLEKASVLLSKDSELKELVYRFYKSEFWDVMKLDYIEDNVKANEIFVFGVNAGQANAIKAAQKLVGVSVDGIIGEKTIRAINAYDTLAFDLGYDRLEIAYYQSLIERDPSLAINRQGWIRRAKAV
- the nrdD gene encoding anaerobic ribonucleoside-triphosphate reductase, whose product is MVKLDDSKRTRCVIYTRVMGYHRPIESFNIGKKAEHKERVKFKERANG
- a CDS encoding DUF7338 family protein encodes the protein MRLKPKQKLQILKNVATELPLEIVHFIIVPIALLACDEKSEHLPKWAAWFDENDYGINGDDGWRRCHFKEPKNRTYFARLCWLYRNRIGNFSAKYLGVKVEDIDASSVESVGDILATENKGAKSTQCLVTCRLKDGRERFGYYKEIRYGKSKFYCRIYLGWKLMDICGMNEGNKSTYLEADDKKVLKSVWCVNPFKRVEEEQ
- a CDS encoding gp53-like domain-containing protein, producing MIDEVFRENERTDDKFLKSYHLPDGSRVIDAKSSRIAYVADPKDDRDAINKSWAIKYFKKEKDAVTKLEEEALAKSTELDSKTSEAINTATTALREIRDVVNDFKGRQTELNTLKSNLEALKVSLEKLKIMGVIDDATSNLIQTYSSKKIKELIDSAEATLMAALKQKIDKNDAYTKQETDEKFLKIGDYGLGGLDNMPVLRNIDDTTTPTGFYRAVENQTSGTFPQPYGGSRHAHVLVERVDANWIKQTIVQISQDGTKPIFYRTNNLDRGWHPWKEVVTADGYNLDMLKEATSNSSSNTLVRRDVNGDFVGRWVIASHFLQKAIAQDTHFDENSEIAFRQQQLKEDDPKHIRFVTAKNFAKQISTPLNTANTIVGRDVNGDFVGRWITADHFLMRTEAQDKNLDANSEICFRNAQASKNSPSHMRFATLAKFKEALGLSRGSVGASGWVGLPTGLILQWGQIQNLGVGEEREIMFPIVFPNWTLSVVATPGLPSPNNGIYSVHINGFFKEKFTIQNTDTDSAYPAYWIAIGH